One Ardenticatenales bacterium DNA segment encodes these proteins:
- a CDS encoding response regulator transcription factor: MTTANQRILLVDDHEVVRLGLKSLIERHTGFTVVAEASAADEAVEKALQYKPDMVLMDIRIIGGNGIEACQAITASLPNTKVIMLTSYAEDEMLFAAIRAGASGYVLKQVGSNALIHAIESVARGEAALDPSLTQRVFTEIRQAIQNEEKAAFADLTPQEMRMLALIAEGHTNRGIAEALFLSEGTVRNYVSSIFSKLGVSNRAEAAAYAVQHHLSDYL; encoded by the coding sequence ATGACCACAGCAAATCAACGGATTTTACTGGTTGACGATCATGAGGTGGTGCGGTTAGGCTTAAAAAGCCTGATTGAGCGCCATACGGGCTTCACCGTCGTAGCGGAGGCTTCCGCCGCGGACGAGGCGGTAGAGAAGGCGCTACAATACAAGCCAGACATGGTCTTGATGGATATTCGCATCATCGGCGGCAATGGCATTGAGGCTTGCCAGGCCATCACCGCCAGTTTGCCCAACACCAAAGTGATTATGCTCACCTCCTACGCGGAAGATGAGATGCTGTTTGCGGCCATTCGCGCCGGGGCCAGCGGCTACGTGTTAAAGCAGGTGGGCAGCAACGCCTTGATACACGCCATAGAGTCGGTGGCTCGCGGCGAGGCCGCGCTTGACCCGTCGCTGACGCAGCGCGTGTTCACGGAAATTCGCCAGGCAATCCAGAATGAAGAAAAAGCCGCTTTCGCCGACCTGACCCCGCAGGAGATGCGTATGTTGGCCCTAATTGCCGAGGGGCACACGAACAGGGGCATTGCCGAGGCGTTGTTCCTGAGTGAAGGCACGGTGCGCAACTACGTCAGCAGCATCTTCTCCAAACTTGGTGTTTCTAATCGCGCGGAAGCGGCTGCCTATGCCGTGCAACATCACCTGAGCGATTACTTATGA
- a CDS encoding ATP-binding protein, producing the protein MDDAIGYIIGGGLKEGLRIRLEVPADTVQEGSFLVCDSGRWRYFGLVTDLQLGATDPRFADEQTDRLQPAIRQALLGKTLYTTLTMYPTLMLDRGPEYGDEGYREYQQKLERGEIGPQPVKTVPAHHAAARLADAGDVADIFGGDFVIGHTIEQGHPVSLDLKRFVKRSSGIFGATGTGKSFLTRMALAGLMNLDVAAALVFDMHNEYAYDDIDADKESRVLGLKSLFGEKVQVAALGRGAQVRGNAPDFTLELSLDEFQTNDINLLGEALNLTDSAAVTLNALERDFGAKWFSRFMKLEPGAVETDPESGKTVPAPNSVAFWARLNNVHEKAAEALHRKLALINDRDYVCEKPASDAVSAIVDKLEHGRHVILSFGKYDTDLDYLLVSNILTRRIRAHWVGRTERHKSFGEPAPRPLLIAIEEAHKLLNPQLAGQTAFGIIARELRKYFVTLLVVDQRPSGIDDEIMSQLGTRITGWLGDDDDIRAVLTGLAGRDQLRGMLARLREKEEVLLLGWGVKMPIPVRSRRYDQQFWDEMRGRQPARPRTIDEINDDLFG; encoded by the coding sequence ATGGATGATGCCATTGGTTACATCATTGGCGGCGGCCTCAAAGAAGGGCTGCGGATTCGCCTGGAAGTGCCGGCAGACACCGTGCAGGAAGGCAGTTTCCTCGTCTGCGACAGCGGGCGCTGGCGCTACTTCGGCCTCGTCACCGACCTGCAACTCGGCGCCACCGACCCCCGCTTTGCCGACGAACAAACCGACCGCCTGCAACCCGCCATTCGCCAGGCCCTCCTCGGCAAAACCCTCTACACCACCCTCACCATGTACCCCACCCTCATGCTGGATCGCGGCCCGGAGTACGGCGATGAAGGATACCGCGAATATCAGCAGAAGCTGGAGCGCGGCGAAATCGGCCCGCAGCCCGTGAAAACCGTGCCCGCCCACCACGCCGCCGCGCGCCTGGCGGACGCCGGCGACGTGGCCGACATCTTCGGCGGCGATTTCGTCATCGGCCACACCATCGAACAAGGCCATCCCGTCTCCCTGGACCTGAAACGCTTCGTGAAACGCTCCAGCGGCATCTTTGGGGCCACCGGCACGGGCAAGAGCTTCCTCACGCGCATGGCGCTGGCCGGCCTGATGAACCTGGACGTGGCCGCCGCGCTCGTCTTCGACATGCACAACGAGTACGCCTACGACGACATCGACGCCGACAAAGAGAGCCGCGTCCTCGGCCTCAAATCCCTCTTTGGCGAAAAAGTGCAGGTGGCCGCCCTGGGGCGCGGCGCGCAGGTGCGCGGCAATGCCCCCGATTTCACCCTGGAATTAAGTCTGGATGAGTTCCAGACCAACGACATCAACCTGCTCGGCGAAGCCCTCAACCTCACCGACAGCGCCGCCGTCACCCTGAACGCGCTGGAGCGGGATTTTGGCGCAAAATGGTTCAGCCGCTTCATGAAATTGGAGCCGGGCGCGGTGGAAACGGACCCCGAAAGCGGCAAAACCGTGCCCGCGCCCAACTCCGTGGCCTTTTGGGCGCGGCTGAACAATGTCCACGAGAAGGCCGCCGAGGCGCTACACCGCAAGCTCGCCCTGATCAATGACCGGGATTATGTCTGCGAGAAGCCGGCCAGCGACGCCGTCAGCGCCATCGTAGACAAGCTGGAACATGGCCGCCACGTCATCCTCAGCTTTGGCAAATACGACACCGACCTGGATTATCTGCTGGTTTCCAACATCCTCACCCGCCGCATCCGCGCCCACTGGGTGGGGCGCACCGAGCGGCACAAATCCTTTGGCGAACCGGCGCCGCGCCCCCTGCTCATTGCCATCGAAGAAGCGCACAAGCTGCTCAATCCACAGCTTGCCGGCCAGACCGCTTTCGGCATCATCGCCCGCGAACTGCGCAAATACTTTGTGACGCTGCTGGTGGTGGACCAGCGGCCATCGGGCATTGACGATGAGATTATGTCGCAATTGGGCACGCGCATCACCGGCTGGTTGGGGGACGACGACGACATCCGCGCCGTCCTCACGGGGTTGGCCGGGCGCGACCAACTGCGCGGTATGTTGGCCCGCCTGCGCGAAAAGGAGGAGGTGCTGCTGTTGGGTTGGGGCGTCAAAATGCCGATCCCGGTGCGCTCCCGCCGCTACGACCAGCAGTTCTGGGACGAAATGCGTGGCCGACAGCCTGCCCGCCCGCGCACGATTGATGAGATTAATGATGATTTGTTTGGGTGA
- a CDS encoding site-specific DNA-methyltransferase — translation MKNNPLPRLDTHENLRDALLPYCRLNPGEIWTDSISGHKAGCLDAANQTDIERLLAGEHAHLAVHDPPYNLVAFQERSVFEFINWCRQWVENTWTWLDENSALYIWLGADQNNHFQPLPDFMIMMRDFDFVPRSFITMRNQRGYGTQKNWMAVRQELLYYVKGAPHFEVQYTDIPKILRGYYKTVNGRKTENVERGKSANIRAGNVWVDIQQVFYRLEENVSGCYAQKPLKSIARIINASSRPGDLVIDFFAHSGTTLLASEIQKRRCFTVDNDPIYCEISIRRLERFRQNGKLGWQNGHPFEAEFAPGNDLKPTSGKGQETENRPVQARLL, via the coding sequence ATGAAAAACAATCCATTACCGCGATTGGACACCCATGAAAACCTCAGAGATGCGTTGTTGCCCTATTGCCGCTTGAATCCTGGCGAAATCTGGACGGACTCCATTAGCGGGCATAAAGCTGGCTGCCTGGACGCCGCGAATCAAACCGACATCGAACGCTTACTGGCTGGCGAACACGCACATTTGGCCGTTCATGACCCGCCATACAATCTGGTCGCCTTTCAAGAAAGAAGCGTTTTCGAATTCATAAACTGGTGCCGGCAATGGGTCGAAAACACCTGGACATGGTTGGACGAAAACAGCGCCCTATACATCTGGCTCGGGGCCGATCAGAACAACCATTTTCAACCATTGCCCGATTTCATGATCATGATGCGGGATTTTGACTTCGTGCCCCGCAGTTTTATTACCATGCGAAACCAGAGAGGGTATGGCACGCAAAAAAACTGGATGGCTGTGCGTCAGGAACTCCTTTACTACGTCAAAGGCGCGCCCCACTTTGAGGTTCAATACACGGACATCCCTAAGATTCTGCGGGGTTACTACAAAACGGTAAATGGCCGGAAAACAGAGAACGTAGAACGGGGCAAATCGGCTAACATTCGTGCCGGCAATGTCTGGGTAGACATTCAACAAGTTTTCTATCGCCTGGAAGAAAACGTTTCTGGCTGCTACGCACAAAAACCGCTCAAATCCATTGCGCGCATCATAAACGCCAGTTCCCGGCCCGGCGACCTGGTCATTGATTTTTTCGCCCATTCGGGCACGACCTTGTTAGCATCCGAAATCCAAAAACGTCGCTGTTTCACCGTTGATAATGACCCCATTTATTGTGAAATCAGCATCCGCCGCCTGGAGCGATTCCGACAAAACGGCAAACTCGGCTGGCAAAACGGCCATCCGTTTGAAGCGGAATTCGCGCCAGGCAATGACCTCAAACCAACGTCCGGTAAGGGGCAGGAAACTGAAAACCGGCCTGTCCAGGCCAGATTACTTTAA
- a CDS encoding GAF domain-containing sensor histidine kinase, which produces MPDTEMVSPSALQALHEAALAIAANTFSLPDVLNQIVASARQLGGARYAALGIPGKSGEMATFVYAGMPAEDAAHIPHFPLGEGLLGALLREPTAIRTSRISDDPRSAGFPTGHPRMENFLGVPVMAQGEILGNLYLAEKEGADAFTVADQAVIELLAAHAAIAIQMARLWQSSQEHEQQLELRDRQMAALRQATLAIVGELSLEKVLQSIVDSARELVGAEYAALGVPNADGHLDAFVFSGMSAQDAAHIPHLPHGLGLLGAIIRDRRPIRIPRIVDDPRSVGFPPGHPPMDSFLGLPILVGSKILGNLYLANKLETDAFSAMDQEMVTLLAAHAAVAIQNARLYEQVGRLAIVEERSRIGMDLHDGVIQSIYAVGLTLESARLSLMDDPQDAMTLIDGAIEGLNDAIRDIRNFILDLRPRRFEGDLGQGLGRLSREFQANTMVPVTLKVPAKTIASLPPSVARAMFLTAQEALANIARHARARHVAITVTWEVRRVTLMVTDDGRGFNVKSRVHATGHGLSNMRARAEEQGGSFTIDSAPGQGTTICLELPL; this is translated from the coding sequence ATGCCTGACACGGAAATGGTCTCCCCGTCGGCGCTGCAAGCGCTGCATGAAGCGGCGCTGGCGATTGCCGCCAATACGTTTTCTTTGCCTGATGTGTTGAACCAGATAGTGGCTTCGGCGCGCCAGCTTGGTGGGGCGCGTTACGCGGCGCTGGGCATTCCGGGGAAGAGCGGAGAGATGGCGACTTTTGTGTATGCGGGAATGCCGGCAGAAGACGCCGCCCACATCCCCCACTTCCCCCTCGGAGAAGGCCTGCTGGGCGCGCTGCTGCGAGAACCGACCGCCATTCGCACGTCGCGCATCAGCGACGACCCCCGTTCCGCCGGATTCCCCACCGGGCATCCGCGCATGGAAAACTTCTTGGGCGTGCCCGTGATGGCCCAGGGGGAGATATTGGGCAACCTCTATCTGGCGGAGAAGGAGGGAGCGGATGCGTTTACGGTAGCGGATCAGGCTGTCATTGAACTGCTGGCGGCACATGCGGCCATCGCCATCCAAATGGCGCGATTGTGGCAGAGTAGCCAGGAACATGAGCAACAACTAGAGCTGCGAGATCGCCAGATGGCCGCGCTGCGTCAGGCGACGCTGGCTATTGTGGGCGAGCTGTCGCTGGAGAAAGTGCTGCAATCGATTGTGGATTCGGCCCGCGAACTGGTCGGCGCGGAGTATGCGGCCCTGGGCGTGCCCAATGCCGATGGGCATTTGGATGCGTTTGTTTTCAGCGGCATGTCCGCGCAGGATGCCGCCCATATTCCCCATTTGCCCCACGGATTAGGGCTGCTGGGAGCCATTATCAGGGATCGCCGCCCAATTCGCATTCCCCGAATTGTCGATGATCCGCGTTCGGTAGGATTTCCGCCCGGTCATCCGCCCATGGATAGCTTTTTGGGACTGCCCATCCTGGTCGGCAGCAAGATTCTGGGTAATTTGTATCTGGCGAATAAGCTGGAGACGGATGCGTTTTCGGCGATGGATCAGGAGATGGTGACGCTGCTGGCGGCACATGCGGCGGTGGCGATCCAGAATGCGCGGTTATATGAGCAGGTGGGGCGGCTGGCGATTGTGGAGGAGCGGTCGCGCATTGGCATGGACCTGCACGACGGGGTGATTCAGTCGATTTATGCGGTGGGGCTGACGCTGGAATCGGCGCGGCTGTCGTTGATGGATGACCCGCAGGACGCGATGACGTTGATTGACGGGGCAATTGAGGGGTTGAATGACGCGATCCGGGATATTCGCAATTTTATTCTGGATTTGCGACCGCGGCGGTTTGAGGGGGACCTGGGGCAAGGATTGGGGAGGTTATCGCGGGAGTTTCAGGCGAATACGATGGTGCCGGTGACTTTGAAAGTGCCGGCAAAAACCATAGCCAGTCTTCCCCCTTCTGTTGCCCGCGCTATGTTCCTCACCGCGCAAGAAGCCCTGGCAAATATCGCCCGTCATGCCCGCGCGCGCCACGTTGCCATCACCGTCACCTGGGAAGTGCGGAGAGTAACGCTGATGGTCACGGACGACGGGCGGGGATTCAACGTCAAGAGCCGCGTCCACGCCACGGGGCACGGGCTTTCTAACATGCGTGCCCGTGCCGAAGAGCAAGGTGGTTCCTTCACCATTGATTCCGCGCCGGGGCAAGGGACTACGATCTGCCTGGAACTCCCTCTCTAG
- a CDS encoding DMT family transporter, with protein sequence MNEHTKAVLQAFFVTLLWAMSWVLIKVGLQDMPALTFAGLRYFLAFLCLLPLAARRGELTAPRTLPRATWGQLLLLGFVYYTVTQGAQFVALSLLPAIPTSLVLSFTPIVVALLAGLLLRERTTLWQWLGIAITVAGALLYFWPVNIPAGQVVGLIIIFVGMFANVISALMGRALNRARLLPPLSITLVSMGFGATLLLVAGVWVQGMPAFTWRGWLIIIWLAVIHTAFAFTLWNHTLRTLPAVESSIINNTLVIQIPALAVIFLGETMNARQVGGLLAVVVGTLIVQLRRHPQATRS encoded by the coding sequence GTGAACGAACATACAAAAGCGGTTTTGCAGGCGTTTTTTGTCACGCTGCTGTGGGCGATGTCCTGGGTGCTGATCAAGGTCGGCTTGCAAGATATGCCGGCACTGACGTTTGCCGGACTGCGCTACTTTCTCGCTTTCCTCTGCCTGCTGCCGCTGGCGGCGCGGCGTGGTGAGCTAACGGCGCCGCGGACGTTGCCGCGCGCGACCTGGGGGCAGTTGCTGTTATTGGGATTCGTCTATTACACGGTGACGCAAGGGGCGCAGTTTGTGGCGCTGTCGCTGTTGCCGGCAATCCCCACCTCCCTCGTCCTCAGCTTCACCCCCATTGTCGTCGCCCTGCTCGCCGGGCTGTTGCTGCGCGAACGCACCACGCTCTGGCAGTGGTTGGGTATTGCCATCACCGTGGCCGGCGCGCTGCTGTACTTCTGGCCTGTGAACATCCCCGCGGGTCAGGTCGTGGGGCTGATCATCATTTTCGTGGGCATGTTCGCCAACGTCATTTCCGCCCTCATGGGGCGCGCGCTGAACCGCGCCCGCCTGCTGCCGCCGTTGAGCATCACGTTGGTGAGCATGGGGTTTGGGGCGACGTTGTTGCTGGTGGCGGGTGTTTGGGTGCAGGGAATGCCGGCATTCACCTGGCGCGGCTGGTTAATCATCATCTGGCTGGCCGTTATCCACACCGCCTTCGCCTTCACCCTCTGGAACCACACCTTGCGCACCCTGCCCGCCGTGGAATCCAGCATCATCAACAACACCCTCGTCATTCAGATTCCCGCGCTGGCCGTCATCTTCCTCGGCGAAACGATGAACGCGCGCCAGGTCGGCGGCCTCCTCGCCGTCGTCGTGGGCACGCTCATCGTCCAGCTTCGCCGCCACCCCCAGGCAACGCGCTCCTGA
- a CDS encoding response regulator transcription factor, producing MSESTQNNTDKNHHTILLVDDDEHIRRSLCRALTLQGYAVAEVGSGPEALAYLKQERVDLMLLDMRLPGMDGLQIAERAAQTQPDMAIVILTANPTVESAIAAIRLDPIINYFIKPVSMAELTQGIQEALQKRARQAQQTHLFQVVSHTIDTMRQMGQELSSPPALFASAHKNPDTLPIHLNTQTRIAIVASRPDHSVELTEGEAAVLTALINAADHVLSCRQLVRHSLGYQDVDEIQAQSVIRPYIFRLRRKIELDPQNPTIIRTVRGRGYMLNAVHATFG from the coding sequence ATGAGTGAATCAACCCAAAACAACACGGATAAAAACCATCATACCATCCTCCTCGTCGATGACGACGAACATATTCGCCGGTCACTCTGTCGCGCCCTTACGCTGCAGGGATACGCCGTTGCCGAGGTAGGTTCCGGACCCGAAGCACTGGCCTACTTGAAGCAAGAACGGGTAGACCTGATGCTGCTGGATATGCGCCTGCCGGGCATGGATGGATTGCAGATCGCGGAGCGGGCGGCACAAACCCAGCCGGACATGGCAATCGTCATTCTTACGGCCAATCCGACAGTCGAGAGCGCCATCGCCGCTATTCGCCTGGACCCCATTATCAATTATTTTATTAAACCGGTGAGCATGGCGGAGTTGACCCAGGGCATTCAGGAAGCATTGCAGAAGAGGGCGCGGCAGGCGCAGCAGACGCACCTCTTCCAGGTTGTCTCGCATACGATAGATACCATGCGGCAAATGGGCCAGGAGCTATCGTCACCCCCCGCTCTGTTTGCCTCCGCGCACAAGAACCCGGATACGTTACCCATTCACCTGAATACCCAGACGCGGATTGCAATTGTTGCCTCTCGCCCAGACCATTCCGTGGAGTTGACGGAAGGGGAAGCAGCGGTGCTAACGGCTCTGATAAATGCGGCGGATCATGTTTTGTCGTGCCGGCAATTAGTGCGACACTCCCTCGGCTACCAGGATGTAGATGAAATCCAGGCGCAGAGCGTCATCCGCCCCTACATCTTCCGCCTACGGCGCAAAATCGAGCTTGATCCACAAAACCCCACCATCATCCGCACCGTGCGCGGGCGCGGTTACATGCTCAACGCCGTCCACGCCACCTTCGGTTAG
- a CDS encoding PAS domain S-box protein: MHTQNSLQVLLVISDDALATEAAALLAWNERFSFRWRRATSLAEALVCVTHEDVEVVVADLVLTDSAGISNFIRLQEAAPTLPIVLLADEANSHLGTYLLRLGAKDCLLKNTLAQIGLAEVIAYAFERQWGTSDLEAENRFLSAVLHTVQSLVLVLDREGRIVQMNHASEIASGYTQEELRGKYIWEHLIMPADIPFVQGIFTRLHPRLFPNQFVNQWRTHENTLRLISWSNTALLDSAGQVEYVIGTGLDVTDTHAAEQELRRKDGLYRALAANIPQTTIFLFDKNHICLLAEGEGLRTFADQEKEYMGKRLRDVVSPWMYEVIAPELDKTWAEESVTFEWATDGRAYAGQTVPVRDEEGEIFAGMMLIRDVTERKQAETRLVRAERLAALGQLAASLAHEISNPLQSISTYLELVLNYPLQSDEAREFLQVVQHQVRHLGTVSQNVLGFARAQTNNRRLIDLAALLEIVLQLTAPELQSHNVTVRVRQEPVPPVYGVSDMLQRVFLNLILNAMEAMPAGGTLQITLARQSEEPDAGIRITFQNPGPPIPEDVLPRIFEPFFTTKPDGSGLGLWISHNFVQQHNGELSIRNLPDSAGVLATLDLPAAT; encoded by the coding sequence ATGCACACACAGAATAGCTTGCAAGTATTGTTGGTCATATCCGACGATGCGTTAGCCACGGAGGCAGCGGCATTGTTGGCGTGGAATGAGCGTTTCTCGTTTCGCTGGCGGAGGGCGACGTCGCTGGCGGAGGCGCTTGTTTGTGTAACGCATGAGGATGTAGAAGTGGTGGTGGCGGATCTGGTGTTGACGGATAGTGCCGGCATTTCCAATTTCATCCGTCTACAAGAAGCAGCGCCCACCCTTCCTATTGTTCTCCTCGCCGATGAAGCCAACAGCCACCTGGGAACCTATCTCCTGCGCCTGGGGGCCAAAGACTGTCTTCTCAAAAACACCCTGGCCCAGATCGGTCTGGCCGAAGTTATCGCCTATGCCTTTGAGCGGCAGTGGGGCACCAGCGACCTGGAAGCAGAAAACCGGTTCCTGTCCGCCGTGCTGCACACCGTGCAAAGCCTGGTGTTGGTGCTGGACCGAGAAGGGCGGATCGTGCAGATGAACCACGCCTCCGAGATAGCATCCGGCTACACGCAAGAAGAACTGCGCGGAAAATATATCTGGGAGCATCTCATTATGCCGGCAGACATCCCCTTTGTACAAGGCATCTTCACCCGTCTGCATCCGCGCCTCTTTCCCAACCAGTTCGTCAATCAATGGCGCACCCACGAGAACACGCTGCGACTGATTTCCTGGTCGAACACCGCCCTGCTAGACAGCGCCGGACAGGTGGAGTACGTGATCGGCACAGGGCTGGATGTGACGGATACCCACGCGGCGGAACAGGAACTCCGCCGCAAGGACGGACTGTATCGCGCACTGGCGGCCAACATTCCCCAAACGACCATTTTTCTTTTTGACAAGAATCACATCTGTTTGCTGGCAGAGGGGGAGGGTCTGCGAACGTTTGCGGACCAGGAGAAGGAATACATGGGCAAACGCCTGCGCGACGTCGTCTCTCCGTGGATGTACGAAGTGATTGCGCCGGAACTAGACAAGACATGGGCGGAGGAATCCGTCACCTTTGAGTGGGCCACCGATGGCCGCGCTTATGCCGGGCAAACGGTGCCGGTGCGCGATGAGGAGGGGGAGATTTTTGCCGGCATGATGCTCATCCGCGATGTAACCGAACGCAAACAGGCCGAAACCCGACTCGTTCGCGCCGAACGACTGGCCGCTCTGGGACAGCTTGCCGCCAGCCTGGCCCACGAAATCAGTAATCCCTTGCAATCCATCAGCACCTACCTGGAACTTGTCCTGAATTACCCGCTGCAAAGCGATGAAGCCCGCGAATTCCTGCAAGTTGTACAACACCAGGTACGCCACCTGGGAACCGTCAGCCAGAACGTCCTCGGCTTCGCGCGCGCCCAAACGAATAACCGCCGTCTGATCGATCTCGCCGCCCTACTGGAAATAGTACTACAGCTCACCGCGCCGGAACTGCAGAGCCACAACGTGACCGTCCGGGTGCGGCAAGAGCCTGTACCACCGGTCTACGGCGTCTCCGACATGCTGCAACGTGTCTTCCTCAATCTGATACTCAACGCCATGGAAGCCATGCCTGCCGGGGGCACACTGCAAATAACGCTGGCTCGTCAAAGTGAGGAACCCGATGCCGGCATACGTATCACGTTTCAAAACCCAGGGCCGCCCATACCCGAGGATGTGCTGCCACGCATATTCGAGCCATTTTTCACGACCAAGCCGGATGGCAGCGGGTTGGGTCTCTGGATCAGTCACAATTTTGTCCAGCAGCACAATGGCGAACTCTCAATACGCAATCTGCCGGATAGCGCAGGCGTGCTGGCGACCCTGGACTTACCCGCCGCCACATAG